In Lathyrus oleraceus cultivar Zhongwan6 chromosome 2, CAAS_Psat_ZW6_1.0, whole genome shotgun sequence, the DNA window tattaggtaaatccggtctactttgttttattaattaaacaacttatgttaatgatgtttactttatgttaatccggtttactttatgtttcaaaagaggtgttaatgatatttttatattaggtttttgtatgacaaattgatgcgccccaatggtttggacgtgtcattcggattcttagcacccgcgaccgtcaacttagttttaatcttaaatagaccggataccgtgacggagtacgttcttcggatcctcatggacaataaagatgcggagaagttgttttttataccgtttaataccgggttagcatttcattctaaattcatctattataattattttccaagttaccatctaacatttgcctaatcattacagtggacattggttgttgctcgcaatcaatcctatccgagaaattgtgtattatcttgactcgttaggaaatgattggacaacatacccggatatgaaggtcctaattgacacgtaagtgagaatgttcaaaattttcttagtttatgtgaattgttctaattgcttcatttttattttattagcgtcctacaagcttttcgggcccaacgagttatccaaacctcaaggaggggcgccaactccattacatggattaaagtggcggtatatttttaattaccacattttttattatattagtgatgacacttgataaaacttaggatttataatccatatttttttttcatatgtagtgtcctcaacaacgtaatcaaatagattgcgggtatttcatgttgaggtttatgcgagatactcttgctttgggccaATTAAAGATTCtcaccgatgtatgtatttctaacttatgagttatttttatatttacacatatctcatataattaaatagttggaattaattcaaaatatgttatattattatgtagtactttgaggaattcaagtgtgcattttatacaaaggatcaagtggacgaaatcaaagaggagtggtgtcaattcatgttagagctcaatgtttgttcataaatttgtgtaattaatgtgtacatttgtagtatatgtaatgacttgtaaatgtgtacataaatttgtatatattttgatacatttaaggcaaaattggtttgaattggtatatatatatatttgttagccaaaatTTGGTAGAAAAAAagccaaaatggcatatataaaatgtgataattgtctgtcaaaatctggttgaaaacaggtagaaattctggtttataaacctggaaaaaatgtggtttaaaacaaaagcttcaaaaaatttcgtataccttagacagcgcttttgtaaaaagcgctgtctaagggggggattagaaagtgctttaggcaaaagcgctgtctaagggtagggcttagacagcgctttttgaaaagcgctgtctaaggtatacctaaaaaaattaaaataggagggtcttagaaagcgcttttggccaaagcgcggtctaagggggtggggcttagacagcgcttttcaaaagcgctgtctaaggtatacctaaaaaatttaaaataagagggtcttataaagcgcttttggccaaagtgctgtctaagggggggggggcttagacagcgcttttaagatttaaaaaagcgctgtctaaacctttagcagcggaggtttagacagcgctttaaagcgctgtctaaggctaaaaaaagcgctgtctaaggtcttgtttgttgtagtgtttttcatttataataaagaacaattgttgctcaatttatttgaatgatatattctatgctactgcacaaatgaacaatggactatatgtccttgatcttgaaatgcctatttataacattaatactaaaaggatgaaacctaacgagttaaatccaacttacctttggcattgtcgattaggccacataaatgagaaacgcattttcaaactccataaagatggactcttggactcttttgattatgaatcatatgagacatgcagatcttgtttaattggaaaaatgacaaagtctccattcacaagaaaaggtgaaagatcgagctaatgatcttttggccctcatacatactgatgtatgtggaccactgaacatactgtagcacctcaaatttgcaccctaccttttgtacattcatttcatattaggtcatagcataacatggtccactgcataacattgcattgtccatttgcccaagtgcaagcccaCTGAAGAATTAtgtcaaactggtcaggagaatcagtcagtcaagcaagccagtgctattttcattggaacaaagccctatggttgatttatcaagttcatatggtctaaggatcattttgaggtggtttggccaaagattggatgatcaaagctcaacagtcaagctgaatttcttcagaaaaacctagaaagtcaactgtggtcaactgtgcctgatttatggattggaaggtgtgagatggtttgaagagcctcattcatgtccatacaagtctcatttgacatatcaaagaccaatgttgaagatttggaggtcagacaagaggtttcctaaaatggcaggtgacctgtaatttcagctgcccaaaatggaaactttttctcc includes these proteins:
- the LOC127122482 gene encoding uncharacterized protein LOC127122482, whose translation is MTDIPTGGVRTLHMEVGIFGFDYDQMIGNEDFMQVFSHEEIGVNVVNTYIRFLYDKLMRPNGLDVSFGFLAPATVNLVLILNRPDTVTEYVLRILMDNKDAEKLFFIPFNTGGHWLLLAINPIREIVYYLDSLGNDWTTYPDMKVLIDTVLQAFRAQRVIQTSRRECSAICRIKFRQDLREKSRFELLMSNLFVLDSSNTVGFRQFRLHIVNLRWKTKTTV